From Neorickettsia helminthoeca str. Oregon:
CGGATGTCGGGGATATGTTATGTCAGTGGATCAAGGCTAGGGCTCCTGAGTGCAAGATCGTGGGTACAGTGAGCTCACGAAGAAAGATTGAGAGTATTAAAAATATCAGATGCGATATGCTGCTCAACTACTCGGATGATTTGGAAGTTCTAAGAGAAAAGGTCCAGAAGTTTACTCGTGGATACGGCGTCAGCGCTGTCTATGACTGCATTGGTAAGGATACTTATTTATTTTCTCTTAATTCTCTATGTACTTTTGGTATATATGTTCTGTATGAACAAAGGTCGGGTGAAATTCCACCAATGTCCTGGAAAGCTTTCAGAGCTAGATCTTTGTTTTTCACTCATCCTTCATTGTTCCACTATTCTCGGAATCATATGGAATCTGTGCTGGCTGTTGCAGAGGTGTTTCACTATATGAAAACTGGAAAGATTGTTCCAAACATCGCGAACAGGTACAAAGGCTTGGAGCAGATACATGTAGCACATAAGGAGATCGAAGCTGGTAATGTCAGTGGTGCGACAGTAGTCTTGCTTTGATGTCAAAGCATGGTTGTTGGCACTACTCGCGGAGGTCTCTTTAATGAATTTCTCATCTGCGCGGAAGTGATTAGAAATCTGCGCCCATTGTGTTATAAGTATTATAGAAGTGGTCGGCTTGGGACCGGATCACGTTCATCGAATGTATGAGAAGTGCTGTGATATATATGCCGAGCGCTAGTGTTGTGCAGTCTGGCCGTGGCAAACGTAAGTGGGTTCTTAAATTCGTTTCTCGTAGGGGTAAATACCAGGAAGCCTTGATGGGATGGGTTGGTAGCTTCGAAACAAATTCTCAGGTGTCGCTGGAGTTTAGTACACTTGAGTCGGCGGAGTCCTATGCGAAAAGGAATGGTATCCCTTATAATGTTATCTATCCTCAGGAGTCGCATATGAGGTTCAAGTCTTATGCAGATAATTTCAAATAGCAGTGTTTTGTGATTTTATAATTTCTGGTGCCGGACTTTCAGGGGTGCTAGCAGCTCAGTTACTGAAAAAGCTCGGATTTTCCTACTATATTTTTGATAAAAGCAATGGTTCCCGCGTTGATTACAGAACCAGTGCCATAAGTTATGAATCAGCAAGATTTTTCGAGACATTGGGATTATGGGATGCTATTGCTCCTTCTGCCGTACCAATATTGGATATATACACTTTTCAGGAGAAAAGTGCCTCTTTTCTTCATTTTGAAAGTGGTGATGCGGATATAGATTCGCCAATGAGTTATGTAGTACCTAATCTGGTTCTGCAGGATGTCCTATATAGGGGAATCGAAATAAATTACGCGCAAGCCTATGAAAAGATAGACTATTCCCATGACAGAGTGCGTGTGAATTTTCAGGATGATACTATAGTCGAGGGTAGGTATATGCTAGTCGCAGAAGGAAGGAATTCCAATACTGCGGGTTTGCTTGGATTCAAAATGATTTCCGCTGGTTATAGGCAGGCCTGTGTCGTCTGTAATCTCAGAAGTACTGGCAGGGAACATTATAATATTGCCGTTGAGCTGTTCCTAGAGGGTGGACCGTTCGCGCTCTTGCCACTAAGTAAGAAAACGGATTTTTCTTTGATCTGGACAGTTAAGTTCCCTTTTGCTGAGACGCTTAAAAACATGGATGAGCAGCAGTTCTTGGGGGAAGTACAAAAAATTTCCGGTATTGAATTCAAAAAAGTTTTAACGCCTCGAATTTCTTATCCGCTTTTACTGAGTTTCTGCATAAGTCCTCGTAAGGGTCCAGTGATTCTTATAGGGGATTCGTTTCACGCTATACACCCAGTCGCAGGACAGGGTTTTAATTTGGCGGTATACGATCTAAGAGATCTGTACAATGTGCTGAATAAATATGGTTTGGATGCATTCGATGGTCTGATTGACACCTACATTAGTAAGAGGAGAAAAAGTGTTCTTTCGATGGTTGCCTTTACTGATTTTCTCGTTAGGTCGTTTTCCGGAAAATCCGTACTTATGCGCTGTGCTAGAGGTTTAGTACTGGACTTCATTGAATCAAATATGAAATTGAAGCGCTTCTTCGTGACTCGTGCTGCTGGTAAAGATCTATAATTGCCTTGGCTGGACTAGTTATTCTTGTATATGACATCTCTCAGGATAGGGACGCGCTCCTCACCTCTAGCTTTAGCGCAGACGGAGATAGTGAGAAAAGCGCTAAGCCCGTACTGCAAAAAAATCGAAGTGATTCAAGTGAAAACTTCTGGTGATGCTACTGATATTCCCCTGACAGAGATAGGTGGGAAAGCCCTATTTCTAAAAGAATTGGAGGGTTCTTTACTCAAAGATGA
This genomic window contains:
- a CDS encoding quinone oxidoreductase family protein; amino-acid sequence: MVKALLIKKTGGPEVLKPTEIKFRAPNKNEALVKHTVIGVNYIDIEQRSGFYNLRENASRLRLPAIVGCQAVGVVKALGEGASADVKPGDRVCYTSIPYGAYSDERVIHLKYLHKIPDYLSDVDVAACLHTGMLSFYLTCRAYLVRDGITVMVHAVDTDVGDMLCQWIKARAPECKIVGTVSSRRKIESIKNIRCDMLLNYSDDLEVLREKVQKFTRGYGVSAVYDCIGKDTYLFSLNSLCTFGIYVLYEQRSGEIPPMSWKAFRARSLFFTHPSLFHYSRNHMESVLAVAEVFHYMKTGKIVPNIANRYKGLEQIHVAHKEIEAGNVSGATVVLL
- a CDS encoding NADH dehydrogenase ubiquinone Fe-S protein 4, with the protein product MPSASVVQSGRGKRKWVLKFVSRRGKYQEALMGWVGSFETNSQVSLEFSTLESAESYAKRNGIPYNVIYPQESHMRFKSYADNFK
- a CDS encoding FAD-dependent monooxygenase; the protein is MFCDFIISGAGLSGVLAAQLLKKLGFSYYIFDKSNGSRVDYRTSAISYESARFFETLGLWDAIAPSAVPILDIYTFQEKSASFLHFESGDADIDSPMSYVVPNLVLQDVLYRGIEINYAQAYEKIDYSHDRVRVNFQDDTIVEGRYMLVAEGRNSNTAGLLGFKMISAGYRQACVVCNLRSTGREHYNIAVELFLEGGPFALLPLSKKTDFSLIWTVKFPFAETLKNMDEQQFLGEVQKISGIEFKKVLTPRISYPLLLSFCISPRKGPVILIGDSFHAIHPVAGQGFNLAVYDLRDLYNVLNKYGLDAFDGLIDTYISKRRKSVLSMVAFTDFLVRSFSGKSVLMRCARGLVLDFIESNMKLKRFFVTRAAGKDL